One genomic window of Maribacter aquivivus includes the following:
- the queG gene encoding tRNA epoxyqueuosine(34) reductase QueG gives MDIKSKWTNSIKTEAKRLGFLSCGISKSDFLEEEAPRLEKWLNKNMNGEMSYMANHFDKRLDPRLLVEGSKSVISLLLNYYPEETQTDDSYKISKYAYGQDYHHIIKTKLRQLQEFITEEIGEVNGRAFVDSAPVLDKAWAAKSGLGWIGKNSNLLTQQVGSFYFIAELIVDLELEYDNAVTDHCGTCTACIDACPTQAIVDPYVVDGSKCISYFTIELKNELPNEMKGSFDDWMFGCDVCQDVCPWNRFSKPHKEPLFNPNPDLLSMTKKDWEEITVDVFQKVFKKSAVKRTKFDGLTRNIEFLK, from the coding sequence ATAGACATAAAATCTAAGTGGACAAATAGTATTAAAACCGAAGCCAAACGCCTCGGTTTTTTATCATGCGGCATATCCAAATCAGATTTTTTAGAAGAAGAAGCTCCTAGATTAGAAAAATGGCTTAATAAAAATATGAATGGCGAAATGAGCTATATGGCGAATCATTTCGATAAAAGGTTAGATCCGAGATTATTGGTCGAAGGTTCAAAATCGGTTATTTCTCTACTATTAAATTACTATCCAGAGGAAACACAAACTGATGATTCTTACAAGATTTCTAAATATGCCTATGGTCAGGATTATCACCATATCATCAAAACAAAATTAAGACAGTTACAAGAATTTATTACTGAGGAAATAGGTGAGGTCAATGGTCGCGCTTTTGTAGATTCTGCGCCGGTTTTAGATAAAGCTTGGGCAGCGAAAAGTGGTTTAGGGTGGATAGGTAAGAATAGCAATCTACTGACACAACAAGTAGGTTCTTTTTACTTTATAGCAGAGTTGATAGTTGATTTAGAATTAGAATATGATAATGCGGTAACAGATCATTGCGGTACCTGTACCGCTTGTATAGATGCATGCCCAACACAAGCAATTGTTGATCCTTACGTGGTAGATGGTAGTAAGTGTATTTCTTATTTTACGATTGAGTTGAAAAATGAACTTCCAAACGAAATGAAAGGCTCTTTTGATGATTGGATGTTTGGCTGTGATGTTTGCCAAGATGTTTGCCCTTGGAATCGTTTCTCGAAACCACATAAGGAACCATTATTTAACCCGAACCCAGACCTGCTTAGTATGACTAAAAAAGACTGGGAAGAAATAACTGTCGATGTCTTTCAAAAGGTGTTCAAGAAATCTGCTGTGAAGAGAACTAAGTTTGACGGACTCACAAGAAATATTGAGTTTTTGAAATAA
- a CDS encoding MFS transporter has protein sequence MKFNKPSLSFWQIFNMNVGFLGIQYSFGLQQTAINPIFLYLGAPEDMLPILNIAGPVTGLIVQPIIGAISDKTWSERWGRRKPFFLIGAILGSLCLFAFPTSPVLWFAVGLLWILDVGNNMAMEPYRAFVGDKLPEKQLSLGYQMQSLFVGAGILLANGSIVLFQYLFGGESVEVAGTIPTWLYYSFYIGAILSITTILYSVLKTPEIPPSSEELNAINTAKAKPLTERIALPFKEIAESIKKMPKFMWRVGAVYLFQWYALFIYWQYTTPLFKLTMGYSTGEAASQSAQMSLTYNIVTMVVALALVPLTLKFGGKKIYALSLFGTAISLFTIPYITDPILVLVPMVLFGIGWAAMMGIPYTMVSKVVPQERRGVYMGILNMMIVIPMGIETLTFGPIYKYLLGNNAINAMLFAGAFFAISGFLALRLNVTNKEKVSEL, from the coding sequence ATGAAATTCAATAAACCTAGTCTTAGTTTCTGGCAGATATTTAATATGAATGTTGGGTTTTTAGGAATCCAGTATAGCTTCGGATTACAGCAAACCGCTATTAATCCTATTTTCTTATACCTAGGTGCGCCAGAAGATATGCTTCCTATTTTAAATATTGCTGGTCCTGTAACAGGATTAATTGTACAGCCTATAATTGGAGCTATTTCAGATAAAACATGGTCAGAACGATGGGGTAGAAGAAAGCCTTTTTTCTTGATTGGGGCAATTTTGGGTAGTTTATGTTTATTCGCCTTCCCAACGAGTCCCGTTTTATGGTTTGCCGTTGGTTTACTTTGGATCCTTGATGTAGGTAATAATATGGCAATGGAGCCTTATAGGGCTTTTGTTGGTGATAAGCTTCCTGAGAAACAATTAAGTTTGGGTTATCAAATGCAAAGTTTGTTTGTGGGTGCAGGGATACTTTTAGCAAATGGATCTATAGTACTATTCCAATATTTATTTGGAGGTGAATCTGTTGAAGTTGCTGGAACGATACCTACTTGGTTGTACTACTCATTTTATATTGGTGCAATTCTTTCTATTACAACTATCCTTTATTCAGTTTTAAAAACTCCGGAAATTCCGCCTTCATCAGAAGAGTTGAATGCGATTAATACTGCAAAAGCTAAACCGTTAACTGAGCGTATTGCTTTGCCTTTTAAGGAAATTGCAGAATCTATAAAGAAAATGCCCAAATTCATGTGGAGAGTTGGGGCTGTATATTTATTTCAGTGGTATGCTCTATTTATTTACTGGCAATATACTACACCGCTGTTTAAATTGACAATGGGCTACTCTACAGGTGAGGCTGCTTCTCAATCTGCACAAATGAGTTTAACTTATAATATAGTTACCATGGTGGTTGCTTTGGCGTTAGTGCCTTTAACATTGAAATTTGGTGGCAAAAAAATATATGCATTAAGCTTGTTCGGTACCGCTATTTCATTATTTACTATACCGTATATCACTGATCCGATTTTGGTTCTGGTGCCAATGGTTCTTTTTGGTATTGGTTGGGCGGCAATGATGGGTATTCCTTATACTATGGTGTCAAAAGTAGTTCCGCAAGAAAGACGTGGTGTTTATATGGGTATCTTAAATATGATGATCGTAATTCCTATGGGTATTGAGACGCTGACATTCGGACCTATTTATAAATATTTGCTTGGTAACAATGCTATTAACGCCATGTTGTTTGCTGGAGCATTTTTTGCAATCTCTGGTTTTTTAGCATTACGTCTTAATGTGACAAATAAAGAGAAGGTGTCTGAATTGTAA
- a CDS encoding NADP-dependent malic enzyme, whose protein sequence is MSNEKLRREALIYHAKPQPGKIKIVPTKPYSTQRDLALAYSPGVAEPCLEIAKDKENAYKYTSKGNLVAIISNGTAVLGLGNIGPEASKPVMEGKGLLFKIFADIDGIDIEVDTEDVDKFIETVKMIAPTFGGINLEDIKAPEAFEIERRLKEELDIPVMHDDQHGTAIISAAALLNALEISNKKMDDVRIVISGAGAAAVSCTKLYKAFGAKAENIVMLDSKGVIRKDADNLSPAKKEFATDRKINTLDEAMVDADVFVGLSIANVVTPNMLLSMAENPIVFAMANPDPEIAYDLAVATRKDIIMATGRSDHPNQVNNVLGFPFIFRGALDVRATAINEAMKMAAVKALADLTRQPVPEQVNIAYGETRLTFGKEYIIPKPFDQRLIYEIPPAVAKAAMESGVAKAPIDDWDKYREELMLRSGNDNKVVRLLHGRARSNAKRIVFAEADHLDVLKAAQIVHEEGIAIPILLGRKDIILELKKELEFDADLVIIDPISKEFDERHIRYATKYWESRKRSGVTFYSAKIKMRERNYFGSMMVLEGDADGMISGYSRAYPTVVKPILEVIGRASGVKKVATVNIMITDRGPLFLADTSINIEPNAEELADIAQMTANVASNFGFDPVLAMLSYANFGSSTHPNARKVKEAVHILHETKPDLVVDGEIQMDFALNRELHESKFPFSKLAGRKVNTLIFPNLESANITYKLLKELNSSESIGPIMVGLRKAVHIMQLGASVDEIVNMAAVAVIDAQEREKRKKAKGSK, encoded by the coding sequence ATGAGCAATGAAAAGCTAAGAAGAGAAGCACTTATTTATCATGCAAAACCACAGCCTGGTAAGATAAAAATAGTTCCAACAAAACCATATAGTACACAACGTGATCTTGCTCTGGCTTACTCGCCTGGTGTGGCAGAGCCATGCTTAGAAATAGCAAAGGATAAAGAAAACGCATATAAATATACCTCTAAAGGTAATTTAGTTGCCATTATTTCTAATGGTACTGCTGTATTAGGATTAGGAAATATTGGTCCTGAGGCATCAAAACCTGTAATGGAAGGTAAAGGTCTTCTTTTTAAGATTTTCGCTGATATCGATGGTATTGATATTGAAGTGGATACAGAAGATGTAGATAAGTTTATTGAAACTGTAAAGATGATTGCCCCAACTTTTGGTGGAATTAATCTTGAAGATATAAAAGCCCCAGAAGCTTTTGAAATTGAACGCAGATTAAAAGAGGAGTTAGATATTCCTGTAATGCATGATGATCAACATGGTACTGCTATAATTTCTGCAGCTGCTTTATTAAATGCTTTAGAGATTTCTAATAAGAAAATGGACGATGTACGCATCGTTATCAGTGGTGCAGGTGCTGCGGCTGTTTCATGTACTAAATTGTATAAAGCATTTGGTGCAAAGGCAGAGAATATAGTAATGCTTGATAGTAAGGGTGTCATTAGAAAAGATGCTGATAACTTATCGCCAGCAAAGAAGGAATTTGCTACCGATAGAAAAATAAACACGCTTGATGAAGCTATGGTTGATGCCGATGTATTTGTTGGTTTATCTATAGCAAATGTAGTAACTCCGAATATGTTACTCTCAATGGCTGAGAACCCTATTGTCTTTGCAATGGCAAATCCGGATCCAGAGATAGCTTATGATTTAGCAGTTGCTACCAGAAAAGATATTATAATGGCAACGGGAAGATCTGATCATCCTAATCAAGTAAATAACGTGCTTGGTTTTCCGTTCATATTTAGAGGTGCTTTAGATGTTAGGGCTACTGCTATAAATGAGGCTATGAAGATGGCAGCAGTAAAAGCTTTGGCAGATTTAACAAGACAACCTGTGCCTGAGCAAGTGAATATTGCATACGGTGAAACAAGATTAACTTTTGGTAAAGAGTATATTATACCTAAGCCTTTTGATCAGCGATTAATATATGAAATACCACCTGCTGTTGCTAAAGCGGCTATGGAGAGTGGTGTAGCCAAAGCTCCGATTGATGATTGGGATAAATATAGAGAAGAGCTTATGCTTCGTTCAGGTAACGATAATAAAGTTGTTCGATTGTTGCATGGTAGAGCACGTAGTAATGCTAAAAGAATAGTATTTGCTGAAGCTGATCATTTAGATGTTTTAAAAGCGGCACAAATAGTTCATGAAGAAGGTATTGCTATTCCTATTCTTTTGGGTAGAAAAGATATTATTCTTGAATTGAAGAAAGAGTTGGAGTTCGATGCTGATTTGGTGATTATTGATCCTATCTCAAAAGAATTCGATGAACGTCATATTCGCTATGCTACAAAATATTGGGAAAGTCGTAAACGAAGCGGTGTAACTTTTTACAGTGCAAAAATAAAAATGCGTGAGCGTAATTATTTTGGTTCGATGATGGTTCTTGAAGGTGATGCAGACGGAATGATCTCTGGTTATTCAAGAGCTTATCCTACGGTAGTAAAACCAATTTTAGAAGTTATTGGTAGAGCAAGTGGAGTTAAAAAAGTGGCAACCGTAAATATTATGATTACCGATAGAGGTCCATTATTTTTAGCGGATACCTCTATTAACATAGAGCCAAATGCAGAAGAACTTGCTGATATTGCGCAAATGACAGCAAACGTTGCTTCTAATTTTGGTTTTGATCCTGTATTGGCAATGTTAAGCTATGCTAACTTTGGGTCTTCAACGCATCCTAATGCTAGAAAAGTTAAAGAAGCTGTTCATATTCTTCATGAGACCAAGCCTGATTTGGTGGTTGATGGTGAAATACAAATGGATTTTGCTTTAAACAGAGAACTTCATGAGAGTAAGTTCCCATTTTCTAAACTAGCTGGTAGAAAAGTTAACACTTTAATCTTTCCGAATTTAGAATCGGCGAATATTACCTATAAACTTTTAAAGGAGCTGAACAGTTCAGAGTCTATAGGTCCGATTATGGTCGGTTTAAGAAAAGCGGTTCATATTATGCAATTAGGTGCTAGTGTAGACGAAATAGTAAACATGGCGGCTGTTGCTGTAATTGATGCTCAAGAGCGCGAAAAGCGCAAGAAAGCTAAAGGTTCAAAATAA
- the ruvA gene encoding Holliday junction branch migration protein RuvA, whose protein sequence is MIHHLRGKLVEKNPTHVIIECGGVGYFVNISLNTFSKLPEQENISVFTHLQVKEDSHTLFGFVEKSEREIFRLLLSVSGIGSSIARTMLSSMSPSQVRDAIANGDVASIQAVKGIGAKTAQRVILDLRDKVLKVYDIDELSLSINNTNKDEALSALEVLGFARKQSERVVDKVLSQDASLSVENIIKLALKNL, encoded by the coding sequence ATGATACATCACTTAAGAGGAAAACTAGTAGAGAAGAACCCAACTCATGTTATTATCGAATGTGGTGGTGTGGGCTATTTTGTAAATATTTCTTTAAACACTTTTTCAAAGCTGCCAGAGCAAGAAAACATCTCAGTTTTTACGCACCTTCAAGTGAAGGAAGATTCTCACACGCTGTTTGGGTTTGTAGAAAAATCTGAACGTGAAATATTCCGATTATTGCTATCTGTTTCAGGTATTGGATCAAGTATAGCCAGAACCATGCTTTCATCTATGTCTCCTTCTCAGGTAAGAGATGCCATTGCTAACGGAGATGTTGCATCAATACAGGCCGTAAAAGGTATAGGAGCCAAAACCGCACAACGTGTAATTTTGGATCTTAGAGATAAGGTATTAAAAGTTTACGATATAGATGAACTTTCACTAAGTATAAACAATACAAATAAAGATGAAGCGTTATCTGCTTTAGAAGTTCTAGGCTTCGCACGTAAACAATCAGAGAGGGTTGTCGATAAAGTGCTTAGTCAAGATGCTTCTCTAAGTGTCGAGAATATAATTAAACTCGCGCTCAAAAATTTGTAA